One Brassica napus cultivar Da-Ae chromosome A5, Da-Ae, whole genome shotgun sequence DNA window includes the following coding sequences:
- the LOC125609563 gene encoding telomere repeat-binding factor 1-like: MGAPKQKWTQEEESALRSGVIKHGPGKWRTILKDPDFSEVLFLRSNVDLKDKWRNMSVIANGWGSREKSRLAVKRTHSLPKQEATSLANTSPLQSDEEMADATGTSAPNVRLDSLIMEAISTIKEPGGSNKTSIGTYIEEQYHAPPDFKRLLSAKLKYLTACRKLIKVKRKYRIPNSTPLSSHRKRQLGTSSGKQRSLSSPSPKTDGDEVSVETNAQIDPELARMKTMNVHEAAAVAAQAVAEAEAAMAAAEEAARDAELAEAEAEVAQAFAEEALKTLKGKYNNCKVMIRA, from the exons ATGGGTGCTCCAAAGCAGAAATGGACTCAGGAAGAAGAGTCAGCTCTAAGGTCTGGCGTTATCAAGCATGGACCTGGTAAATGGCGCACCATTCTCAAAGACCCTGACTTTAGTGAAGTCTTGTTCCTGCGTTCCAATGTTGATCTTAAG GACAAATGGAGGAACATGAGTGTCATTGCGAATGGGTGGGGTTCGCGCGAGAAGTCTAGGTTAGCTGTTAAGAGGACGCACTCTCTTCCTAAACAGGAAGCTACCTCACTTGCCAACACTAGCCCATTGCAGAGTGATGAGGAAATGGCAGATGCCACTGGCACTTCTGCACCTAATGTAAG GCTGGATAGCCTTATAATGGAAGCAATATCTACCATAAAAGAGCCTGGTGGCTCTAACAAAACATCAATTGGTACCTACATTGAG GAACAATATCACGCTCCTCCAGACTTCAAACGGTTGCTGTCGGCCAAACTAAAGTACTTGACAGCTTGTAGGAAACTTATCAAG GTTAAACGCAAGTATAGGATTCCAAACTCCACTCCTTTGTCTTCCCACAGGAAAAGACAATTGGGGACATCTTCTGGAAAACAGAGAAGTCTCTCTTCGCCTTCCCCTAAAACAGACGGAGATGAAGTCAGTGTTGAGACAAACGCACAGATTGATCCGGAGTTAGCCAGAATGAAGACTATGAACGTACATGAAGCTGCAGCGGTTGCAGCACAGGCAGTTGCAGAGGCAGAAGCTGCCATGGCAGCAGCTGAAGAAGCTGCAAGGGATGCAGAGTTAGCAGAAGCGGAAGCAGAAGTAGCTCAAGCTTTTGCAGAAGAAGCTTTAAAGACACTGAAAGGAAAATACAACAACTGCAAAGTg ATGATCCGTGCCTAA